In Prunus dulcis chromosome 2, ALMONDv2, whole genome shotgun sequence, a single genomic region encodes these proteins:
- the LOC117618405 gene encoding uncharacterized protein LOC117618405, whose amino-acid sequence MKVFSFGSVPLKTYLPDGDIDLTAICHQNAEEELAIAVCGVLESQPKDSLFQFKDVRYVRAQVKVVKFTVNNIAADISFNQMAGLCTLCFLEQVDQQIGKDHLFKKSIILIKAWCYYESRILGSHYGLISTYALETLVLFIINLFHASLRGPLEVLLRFLEYYSTFDWDNYCISINGPVAICSLPEIIVAPQIEADELLLSEEFVRSSRDVFSDPIRADEATVHEFPTKHLNIVDPLKDENNLGRSVSKGNFYRIKSALSLGAQNLREILKLPGESMGAELEKFFMTTIDRNGRGERPDVNAPVCAFGIGRSEESDLWGEYDSYYSSMLYGQAFHRSTHHSAPPSGVCNKTTWNALAWSAQLNWNEFCGRATKVYARLPLRHPSASHLSAATIGVGITRKSQGTGTFIPDVTQNYSRYVRPRMRRGRIRESSRHVAMMKSPQNSGQVEASTETDTSENDSRFNLSPEEFPLLPGTESGSPEVHQSGQLVLASPPAKEPSHKLGSSGHSPSLSGMPSPVASQQANTHVSYALYIMKKQQELSEVDEETILMQQFKLDDDEDFPPLNL is encoded by the exons ATGAAG GTCTTCTCCTTTGGCTCAGTCCCACTAAAGACCTATCTTCCTGATGGAGATATTGATTTGACTGCCATCTGCCATCAAAACGCGGAGGAGGAATTAGCTATAGCTGTCTGCGGTGTCCTTGAAAGTCAACCGAAGGACTCCTTGTTTCAGTTTAAAGATGTCCGTTATGTTCGGGCACAG GTTAAGGTCGTAAAGTTCACAGTGAATAACATAGCAGCGGACATCTCCTTCAATCAAATGGCTGGGCTCTGTACACTCTGCTTTCTGGAGCAG GTTGACCAACAGATCGGAAAAGACcatctttttaaaaagagtATAATCTTAATCAAAGCTTGGTGCTACTATGAGAGCCGGATTCTTGGATCCCATTATGGTTTGATTTCAACATATGCACTAGAAACGTTGGTGTTGTTTATCATCAATCTGTTTCATGCATCACTTCGTGGTCCTTTAGAg GTCCTGCTGAGATTTTTGGAATACTATAGCACATTTGATTGGGACAATTATTGTATCAGTATAAATGGTCCAGTTGCGATATGTTCCCTTCCGGAAATCATAG TGGCACCCCAAATTGAGGCAGACGAATTACTGCTCAGTGAGGAGTTTGTGAGAAGCTCTAGAGATGTTTTTTCAGATCCAATAAGGGCAGACGAAGCTACAGTTCATGAATTCCCAACTAAGCACCTCAACATAGTGGATCCTCTAAAAGACGAAAACAATCTGGGCCGTAGTGTTAGTAAAG GAAACTTCTATCGTATAAAATCTGCTCTTTCCTTAGGAGCTCAAAATCTTAGAGAGATATTAAAGCTACCGGGTGAAAGCATGGGTGCAGAACTTGAAAAATTCTTCATGACCACTATAGATAGGAATGGGAGAGGAGAAAGGCCAGATGTGAATGCTCCTGTCTGTGCATTTGGTATTGGAAGATCTGAAGAATCTGACCTCTGGGGGGAGTATGACAGTTATTATAGTAGCATGTTGTATGGACAGGCATTTCATCGTTCTACACACCACAGTGCTCCACCTTCTGGAGTCTGTAATAAGACCACATGGAATGCCCTGGCTTGGTCAGCGCAGCTCAACTGGAATGAATTTTGTGGAAGGGCAACAAAAGTATATGCAAGACTGCCACTCCGGCATCCTAGTGCGTCCCATCTATCTGCTGCTACTATAGGTGTTGGGATAACAAGGAAATCACAAGGAACGGGTACATTTATACCTGACGTG ACCCAAAATTATTCCAGATATGTGCGTCCAAGGATGAGGAGGGGACGGATTCGAGAGTCTAGCAGGCACGTTGCGATGATGAAATCACCTCAAAACAGTGGCCAAGTTGAGGCTTCCACAGAAACAGACACAAGTGAAAATGATAGCCGCTTCAATCTCTCACCTGAAGAATTCCCACTTCTTCCTGGCACTGAAAGTGGATCACCAGAGGTCCATCAATCTGGTCAGCTCGTCTTGGCGTCTCCTCCAGCCAAGGAACCCTCTCACAAGTTGGGGAGTTCTGGGCATTCACCATCACTATCAGGAATGCCTTCACCTGTAGCGAGCCAGCAGGCAAATACTCATGTTTCATACGCTCTGTACATTATGAAGAAGCAACAAGAATTATCAGAGGTCGATGAAGAGAC GATTCTTATGCAGCAATTCAAACTGGACGATGATGAGGACTTTCCCCCCTTGAATCTGTGA
- the LOC117617424 gene encoding alpha-galactosidase 3 isoform X1 produces MAKRKITLSLYTLALTLSAVSLAFAVRVVPLTQPHEKPTFLRPTFNRIFDTSLYGILQLNNGLAQTPQMGWNSWNFFACNINETVIKETADALISTGLADLGYVYVNIDDCWCQTRNSEGQLVPDPKTFPSGIKALAEYLHGKGLKLGIYSDAGVFTCQVRPGSLYHENDDAKLFASWDVDYLKYDNCYNLGIPPKERYPPMREALNASGRTIFYSICEWGVDDPALWAGKFGNSWRTTDDINDSWASMTTIADLNDKWAAYAGPGGWNDPDMLEVGNGGMSYQEYRAHFSIWALMKAPLLVGCDVRNMTAETFEILSNEEVIAVNQDPLGVQGRKVSVSGTDGCYQVWAGPLSGHRLTVALWNRCSKAKTITVTWEALGLQSSISVSIRDLWEHKEVAVDAVSSFGAWVDAHDCRMYIFTPQTPAQKCSLALT; encoded by the exons ATGGCGAAGAGGAAGATCACCCTATCTTTGTATACTCTGGCTCTCACTCTATCGGCGGTCTCTTTGGCATTTGCAGTCAGAGTAGTGCCTCTCACGCAACCCCATGAGAAACCGACTTTTCTAAGACCAACATTCAATCGCATTTTTGATACTTCCTTGTATGGGATTTTGCAACTTAACAACGGTTTGGCTCAAACGCCTCAGATGGG GTGGAACAGCTGGAATTTCTTTGCCTGCAATATCAATGAAACCGTGATCAAGGAAACTG CTGATGCACTCATCTCAACTGGCTTAGCAGATTTAGGCTATGTGTATGTCAATATAG ATGATTGCTGGTGTCAAACACGAAATTCGGAG GGTCAACTGGTCCCTGATCCTAAAACATTTCCATCAGGAATTAAAGCTCTTGCCGAGTATTTACACGGAAAAGGACTCAAGCTTGGAATTTATTCTGATGCTGG GGTTTTTACGTGTCAAGTTCGACCAGGATCACTTTATCATGAAAATGATGATGCAAAGCTGTTTGCTTCTTGG GATGTGGACTATTTGAAATATGACAACTGTTACAATCTGGGCATCCCGCCAAAAGAACG ATACCCCCCAATGCGCGAGGCCCTAAATGCATCTGGACGCACAATTTTCTATTCAATCTGTGAATG GGGTGTTGACGACCCGGCTTTATGGGCGGGCAAGTTTGGAAATAGTTGGCGTACAACAGATGATATCAATGATTCTTGGGCAAG CATGACAACAATTGCTGATTTGAATGACAAGTGGGCGGCGTATGCAGGACCTGGTGGATGGAATG ATCCTGATATGTTGGAAGTTGGCAATGGAGGCATGAGTTACCAGGAGTACCGTGCTCATTTTAGCATCTGGGCTTTGATGAAG GCCCCTCTTTTGGTTGGTTGCGATGTAAGAAACATGACTGCAGAAACATTCGAGATTCTAAGCAACGAGGAGGTTATTGCTGTTAACCAAG atCCACTTGGAGTTCAGGGAAGGAAAGTTAGTGTTTCTGGAACAGATGGTTGCTATCAG GTCTGGGCAGGTCCTCTATCCGGACATCGGCTGACCGTTGCTCTTTGGAATCGGTGCTCAAAAGCAAAGACTATAACAGTTACTTGGGAAGCACTTGGACTCCAATCCAGCATTAGCGTCTCCATAAGAGATTTGTGGGAG CACAAAGAAGTAGCGGTTGATGCTGTATCGTCGTTCGGTGCTTGGGTTGATGCTCATGACTGTCGGATGTACATTTTTACTCCCCAGACTCCCGCTCAGAAATGTAGCTTAGCCTTAACTTAA
- the LOC117617424 gene encoding alpha-galactosidase 3 isoform X2, whose protein sequence is MAKRKITLSLYTLALTLSAVSLAFAVRVVPLTQPHEKPTFLRPTFNRIFDTSLYGILQLNNGLAQTPQMGWNSWNFFACNINETVIKETADALISTGLADLGYVYVNIDDCWCQTRNSEGQLVPDPKTFPSGIKALAEYLHGKGLKLGIYSDAGVFTCQVRPGSLYHENDDAKLFASWDVDYLKYDNCYNLGIPPKERYPPMREALNASGRTIFYSICEWGVDDPALWAGKFGNSWRTTDDINDSWASMTTIADLNDKWAAYAGPGGWNDPDMLEVGNGGMSYQEYRAHFSIWALMKVLQLLFLLSSCVKKGNLIRVVRGNYLFSLFCFISYSKISFPLCCPVLLSRIFVMAFIGCSVHVNNE, encoded by the exons ATGGCGAAGAGGAAGATCACCCTATCTTTGTATACTCTGGCTCTCACTCTATCGGCGGTCTCTTTGGCATTTGCAGTCAGAGTAGTGCCTCTCACGCAACCCCATGAGAAACCGACTTTTCTAAGACCAACATTCAATCGCATTTTTGATACTTCCTTGTATGGGATTTTGCAACTTAACAACGGTTTGGCTCAAACGCCTCAGATGGG GTGGAACAGCTGGAATTTCTTTGCCTGCAATATCAATGAAACCGTGATCAAGGAAACTG CTGATGCACTCATCTCAACTGGCTTAGCAGATTTAGGCTATGTGTATGTCAATATAG ATGATTGCTGGTGTCAAACACGAAATTCGGAG GGTCAACTGGTCCCTGATCCTAAAACATTTCCATCAGGAATTAAAGCTCTTGCCGAGTATTTACACGGAAAAGGACTCAAGCTTGGAATTTATTCTGATGCTGG GGTTTTTACGTGTCAAGTTCGACCAGGATCACTTTATCATGAAAATGATGATGCAAAGCTGTTTGCTTCTTGG GATGTGGACTATTTGAAATATGACAACTGTTACAATCTGGGCATCCCGCCAAAAGAACG ATACCCCCCAATGCGCGAGGCCCTAAATGCATCTGGACGCACAATTTTCTATTCAATCTGTGAATG GGGTGTTGACGACCCGGCTTTATGGGCGGGCAAGTTTGGAAATAGTTGGCGTACAACAGATGATATCAATGATTCTTGGGCAAG CATGACAACAATTGCTGATTTGAATGACAAGTGGGCGGCGTATGCAGGACCTGGTGGATGGAATG ATCCTGATATGTTGGAAGTTGGCAATGGAGGCATGAGTTACCAGGAGTACCGTGCTCATTTTAGCATCTGGGCTTTGATGAAGGTCCTTCAACTTCTGTTTC TCTTGTCGAGTTGTGTCAAAAAAGGCAATCTTATACGAGTAGTTCGTGGAAACTACTTGTTTTCTCTGTTCTGCTTTATTTCATATTCAAAAATTAGTTTTCCACTATGCTGTCCAGTCCTATTAAGCAGAATTTTTGTAATGGCTTTTATTGGTTGTTCAGTCCATGTGAACAACGAATAG